The following proteins are co-located in the Chroococcidiopsis sp. TS-821 genome:
- a CDS encoding CsbD family protein yields the protein MSLEDRAKATGKNIEGKAQEAWGNVTGDPEDKAEGKAKQAESEVRHGVEDVKDNVKEKLD from the coding sequence ATGAGTTTAGAAGATAGAGCTAAAGCTACAGGTAAAAATATCGAAGGTAAAGCTCAAGAAGCTTGGGGAAACGTTACAGGAGATCCTGAAGACAAAGCGGAAGGCAAAGCAAAGCAAGCAGAAAGTGAAGTACGTCATGGTGTAGAAGACGTAAAAGATAACGTTAAAGAGAAGCTTGACTAA